In Streptomyces dangxiongensis, one DNA window encodes the following:
- a CDS encoding carboxymuconolactone decarboxylase family protein, whose amino-acid sequence METRSITAEVPMAPRMFEDPAGLVPELAEVSAALFKAVGNGSVPRTTISLVQMRAGQLAGSTYLTVLHTGFLRQAGTSEERITSVASWQDSPYFTSAERAALALAEAVLTPSPRAERVSDALYAEVSEHYDPRALATLMLAIGQVNFFTAVALIAKPVPGRSFTDPWN is encoded by the coding sequence ATGGAGACACGATCGATCACAGCCGAAGTCCCGATGGCCCCGAGAATGTTCGAGGATCCCGCCGGGCTCGTTCCGGAACTGGCAGAGGTGTCGGCAGCACTGTTCAAGGCCGTGGGCAATGGTTCGGTGCCACGCACCACGATCAGCCTGGTCCAGATGCGCGCCGGTCAACTCGCGGGCAGCACCTACCTGACGGTGCTGCACACCGGGTTCCTGCGCCAGGCCGGGACGTCGGAGGAACGGATCACGTCGGTGGCGTCCTGGCAGGACTCGCCGTACTTCACCAGCGCCGAACGTGCGGCGCTGGCTCTGGCGGAAGCGGTACTCACCCCGAGTCCGCGTGCGGAGCGGGTGTCCGACGCGCTGTACGCCGAGGTCAGTGAGCACTACGACCCCAGAGCACTTGCCACGCTGATGCTCGCGATAGGACAGGTCAACTTCTTCACCGCTGTGGCACTGATCGCCAAGCCGGTGCCCGGCCGCTCCTTCACCGACCCCTGGAACTGA
- a CDS encoding alpha/beta hydrolase, protein MSLDPQIDALLKELAEGGQPAPESRTVKENRDLASSLSALAGDVEPVGSVHDAVAAAEGLEVPVRIYTPATVPRSGPLPVTVFFHGGGWVLGDLDSQDHIARIMANRSGTIVVSVDYRLAPEHRFPAGFEDAYAALTWVAANAGGFGGDGQNIAVFGESAGGNLTAALVQEAQRRGGPRIALQVLAYPAVDRFDDSPSMYENMAGPLLSRGWLEWFWGLYLNTPDEGGRPARLAGPLRRPDRASSRRHRHRRTRPAAGPGRPLRAAARRRRRAGRAPPGQGRHPRVLLVHRVGAALTGRLGSARKRRGHGVQRLTRPALPLARSAPRVRAAGAWQRADLPAHRSARRRWLAVG, encoded by the coding sequence ATGTCCCTCGACCCCCAGATCGATGCCCTGCTCAAGGAGTTGGCCGAAGGAGGCCAGCCGGCACCGGAGAGCCGAACGGTCAAGGAGAACCGCGACCTCGCGAGCAGCCTCTCCGCCCTCGCGGGTGACGTCGAGCCGGTCGGCAGCGTGCACGACGCCGTGGCCGCCGCCGAAGGCCTCGAGGTCCCCGTCCGCATCTACACCCCCGCCACCGTCCCGCGCTCCGGGCCGCTGCCCGTGACGGTCTTCTTCCACGGCGGCGGATGGGTCCTCGGAGACCTGGACAGCCAGGACCACATCGCCCGCATCATGGCCAACCGCTCCGGCACGATCGTGGTCTCCGTCGACTACAGGCTCGCGCCCGAGCACCGCTTCCCGGCGGGGTTCGAAGACGCCTATGCCGCGCTGACATGGGTCGCGGCCAACGCCGGAGGTTTCGGCGGCGACGGGCAGAACATCGCGGTGTTCGGCGAGAGCGCCGGCGGCAACCTCACCGCGGCCCTCGTGCAGGAAGCGCAGCGGCGCGGGGGACCCCGGATCGCACTGCAGGTACTGGCGTACCCGGCGGTCGACCGGTTCGACGACAGCCCCTCCATGTACGAGAACATGGCCGGACCGCTGCTGAGCCGCGGCTGGCTCGAGTGGTTCTGGGGCCTCTACCTCAACACGCCCGACGAAGGGGGCCGACCCGCGCGTCTCGCCGGCCCGCTCCGACGACCTGACCGGGCTTCCTCCCGCCGTCATCGTCACCGCAGAACACGACCCGCTGCGGGACCAGGGCGACCGCTACGCGCAGCAGCTCGCCGACGCCGGCGTGCCGGTCGAGCACCTCCCGGTCAAGGGCGCCACCCACGCGTTCTTCTCGTTCACCGGGTCGGTGCAGCTCTCACGGGACGTCTTGGATCAGCTCGGAAACGCCGTGGCCACGGCGTTCAACGACTGACCCGCCCAGCGTTGCCGCTTGCCCGGTCCGCACCACGCGTACGCGCGGCGGGGGCCTGGCAGCGTGCCGACCTGCCAGCACATCGCTCAGCGCGCAGGCGATGGCTCGCTGTCGGGTGA
- a CDS encoding AMP-binding protein yields the protein MPSAPFPLPDDHKQSAAPSHAPYESYVEHLLAVLGRHPERPAVATQDGTSVLAGRLRDSILQVAAGLTALGIRRGQTVTLLTGNRPEALAVRYAANLLGARVVFLSHGQATAVHAAILDSTGTALLVLDPELRTAAAALLRTTGVPLVRTLGPTGDNEDAFGGNLMKDAAHHRPRPLRGRAHPKDDWCIRHTGGTTGIPKGIRMAHGPYRDLLIRSAAALSPDERPRLLACTPLAHMAGILTDIALLAGGSVVMHDSFDPARVLAALSEERITDLWLLPALLYDLLDHPHLAETDTSTLRRIVYGGTPVASSRLAQAQAAFGPVLHGSYGQTEAGCITELLPGEHGRVRDAAEAAPHGSSRVSVGRPAAGVRIEIRDPAGHVLPTGATGEIHVRTPMMMSGYWRRPELTAEVLNDGWIRTGDIGHQDAEDYLYLVGRVQETVIVVGGHIYPADVEDVLFTHPGIAQCAVFGVPDGQGTEQLHVAVVPASAGQPVSLPHDVREFIIQRRGAMYTPTAVHLVDHIPLTGVGKPDKNRLREVLGLTGEAAGSGVRGTGVTSP from the coding sequence ATGCCCAGCGCCCCCTTCCCGCTCCCCGACGACCACAAGCAGTCCGCCGCTCCTTCCCACGCGCCGTACGAGAGCTACGTCGAGCACCTGCTGGCCGTACTCGGCCGGCACCCTGAACGTCCGGCAGTTGCCACGCAGGACGGAACTTCGGTCCTGGCAGGCAGGCTGCGCGACAGCATCCTCCAGGTCGCGGCCGGACTGACCGCTCTCGGAATCCGCCGCGGACAGACCGTCACACTCCTCACGGGCAACCGTCCCGAAGCACTCGCCGTGCGGTACGCGGCGAACCTCCTCGGTGCCCGGGTGGTCTTCCTCAGTCACGGGCAGGCCACCGCAGTGCACGCGGCGATCCTGGACAGCACCGGGACCGCGCTCCTGGTGCTCGACCCCGAGCTGCGGACAGCCGCTGCGGCCCTGCTCCGGACGACCGGAGTGCCGCTCGTCCGCACGCTGGGGCCCACGGGCGACAACGAGGACGCCTTCGGCGGTAACCTGATGAAGGACGCGGCACATCATCGGCCGCGGCCCCTCAGGGGGAGGGCACACCCGAAGGACGACTGGTGCATCCGGCACACCGGAGGCACCACCGGCATCCCCAAAGGGATCCGGATGGCCCACGGGCCCTACCGGGATCTGCTCATTCGGAGCGCCGCCGCCCTGAGCCCGGACGAACGGCCTCGTCTCCTGGCCTGCACGCCGCTCGCGCACATGGCGGGCATCCTCACCGACATCGCCCTCCTGGCAGGGGGAAGCGTCGTCATGCACGACAGCTTCGATCCCGCGCGTGTCCTCGCCGCGCTCTCTGAAGAACGCATCACCGATCTGTGGCTGCTGCCTGCGCTGCTGTACGACCTGCTGGACCACCCCCACCTCGCCGAGACCGACACGTCGACGCTGCGCCGGATCGTCTACGGGGGCACGCCAGTGGCCAGCAGCAGACTCGCCCAGGCGCAGGCGGCATTCGGACCGGTGCTCCACGGCTCCTACGGCCAGACCGAGGCCGGCTGTATCACCGAGCTGCTGCCCGGGGAACACGGCCGGGTGCGGGACGCCGCGGAAGCGGCGCCGCACGGAAGCAGCCGCGTGAGCGTCGGCCGGCCGGCCGCCGGCGTCCGCATCGAGATCCGGGACCCCGCGGGACACGTGCTGCCGACCGGGGCGACCGGTGAGATCCACGTCCGGACCCCCATGATGATGAGCGGCTACTGGCGAAGGCCCGAACTGACCGCCGAGGTGCTCAACGACGGCTGGATACGCACCGGCGACATCGGGCATCAGGACGCCGAGGACTACCTGTACCTGGTCGGCCGGGTCCAGGAGACGGTGATCGTCGTCGGCGGACACATCTACCCGGCGGATGTGGAAGACGTCCTGTTCACCCACCCCGGCATCGCACAGTGCGCGGTCTTCGGCGTACCCGACGGGCAAGGAACCGAGCAACTGCACGTCGCTGTCGTACCCGCGAGTGCCGGACAGCCGGTGTCCTTGCCGCACGACGTCCGCGAGTTCATCATCCAGCGCAGAGGCGCCATGTACACCCCTACAGCCGTACACCTTGTGGACCACATCCCACTCACCGGTGTGGGCAAGCCGGACAAGAACCGGCTGCGCGAAGTACTGGGCCTCACGGGTGAGGCGGCGGGGTCCGGTGTTCGTGGGACGGGCGTCACCTCGCCGTAG
- a CDS encoding response regulator transcription factor produces the protein MPRVVVEADDPLTRDGTAAFLAADERIELLSDGDSAQADILVMLTAVVTGKTLSMMSRASQATGGRIRIVLVADHISEQQLALAVNHGLASFLVRPFTSFSQIVVAAVEAHQGRSVVPPVLMSMLLDRMRTMQKSETATGLLPVELAQREIDVLRLLAEGLDTVEIASKLSYSERLIKSVIQAVVKRLELRNRTHAVAYAIRMGIL, from the coding sequence GTGCCGCGCGTCGTCGTGGAGGCCGACGATCCCCTCACACGTGATGGCACGGCCGCCTTCCTGGCCGCGGACGAGCGCATCGAGCTGCTGTCGGACGGCGATTCGGCCCAGGCCGACATCCTGGTGATGCTCACCGCGGTGGTCACCGGCAAGACGCTCTCCATGATGAGCCGCGCCAGTCAGGCCACCGGCGGACGGATACGCATCGTGTTGGTCGCCGACCACATCTCGGAGCAGCAACTGGCGCTCGCGGTCAATCACGGCCTGGCCAGCTTCCTGGTGCGGCCGTTCACCAGCTTCAGCCAGATCGTCGTGGCGGCCGTCGAGGCGCACCAGGGGCGATCGGTCGTGCCCCCGGTACTGATGAGCATGCTGCTCGACCGGATGCGCACCATGCAGAAGAGCGAAACGGCCACCGGGCTGCTGCCGGTGGAGCTCGCGCAGCGCGAGATCGACGTGCTCAGGCTCCTGGCCGAGGGACTGGACACGGTGGAGATCGCCAGCAAGCTCAGCTACTCCGAGCGCCTGATCAAGAGCGTCATACAGGCCGTGGTCAAGCGGCTGGAACTGCGCAACCGGACCCACGCCGTCGCCTACGCCATCCGCATGGGCATCCTGTGA